One segment of Panicum virgatum strain AP13 chromosome 1K, P.virgatum_v5, whole genome shotgun sequence DNA contains the following:
- the LOC120645211 gene encoding uncharacterized protein LOC120645211, with product MATAAATTRRPSGPVLSAAHYRSASPTRIKLAGTGTRSPAGQSVSVSTSSSSSAGGARSRRTCMCSPTNHPGSFRCSLHKERKAPHAGHGHEHKPTSPPSPGSSSPTSCRLGASASRRVGSALVRIGAVEGGEWARRALAATVRPSPAAQQSQHRRRVGGFRPRPSRLSAVSMAGDRAGDNDQ from the coding sequence atggcgacggcggcggcgaccacgaGGAGGCCCAGCGGGCCGGTTCTCTCAGCCGCGCACTACCGCTCCGCCTCGCCCACGCGGATCAAGCTCGCCGGCACTGGCACTCGGTCACCGGCCGGCCAGTCTGTCAGCGTTTCCACTTCTTCCTCTTCGTCTGCCGGCGGCGCACGGAGCCGGAGGACCTGCATGTGCTCGCCGACGAACCACCCGGGCTCGTTCCGCTGTAGCCTCCACAAGGAACGCAAGGCGCCCCACGCCGGACACGGACACGAACACAAGCCGACCTCCCCGCCGTCCCCGGGCAGCTCGAGCCCGACGAGCTGCCGGCTGGGCGCGAGCGCGAGCCGCCGGGTGGGCAGCGCGCTGGTGCGGATCGGCGCCGTGGAGGGCGGCGAGTGGGCGCGCCGGGCGCTCGCGGCGACGGTTCGCCCCTCGCCCGCCGCACAGCAGTCGCAGCACAGGAGGCGCGTGGGCGGATTCCGGCCGCGCCCGAGCCGGCTCTCCGCCGTGTCCATGGCCGGCGACCGCGCCGGCGACAACGACCAATAG
- the LOC120656483 gene encoding uncharacterized protein LOC120656483, with the protein MASAPCSPSPAAAARAPRSAAVPGSSKKLTCLCSPTNHPGSFRCSRHRNGPRGSAAPSGGEAGPRGRPAMGRSVRALLLQRISCPSDRDRQRQRRRSGEFQPRPSRLRLMNM; encoded by the coding sequence ATGGCCTCGGCACCCTGCTCTccttcccccgccgccgctgccagagCGCCGAGATCCGCCGCCGTTCCCGGCAGCAGCAAGAAGCTGACGTGCCTCTGCTCGCCGACGAACCATCCGGGGTCCTTCCGCTGCAGCCGCCACCGGAACGGCCcgcgcgggtcggcggcgcccagcggcggcgaggcggggccaaGGGGCCGGCCGGCGATGGGGCGGTCCGTgcgcgcgctgctgctgcagaggATCAGCTGCCCGTCCGACCGCGACCggcagcgccagcgccgccggagCGGAGAATTCCAGCCGCGCCCCTCCCGGCTGCGCCTCATGAACatgtga
- the LOC120645203 gene encoding uncharacterized protein LOC120645203: MGAPERCSAAMALPVPFVRLTLLLLVALPFCAAHPGPGFHTHREFQRPALDSDGFGLVARRSIAEAPADINITTNSSFVLAADRTYRRDPLNGFRKYPGGWNISEVHYFASVGYTAIPLFAIALVWFVFFFLVMLGICCHHCCCPHRSYKYSRTAYALSLILLILFTCAAIVGCVMLYDGQGKFHKSTTTTLKFVVSQANYTVDNLRNLSDSLSAAKKVDIGRFLLPPNVQNQINEIQGKLDSSANDLAVKTTDNAAKIKKLLNQVRMALIVIAAVMLLLAFIGFLLSIFGLEFLVSVLVVIGWILVTGTFILCGVFLLLHNVTSDTCVAMEEWVAHPTEHTALDEIIPCVEPATANETLYRSRQVTFQLVNLVNQVITNVSNQNFPSPPPVATPFYYNQSGPLMPLLCNPFTPDLSNRTCTRGEVTLDNATQVYRSFECQTTTVSGAEICTTVGRVTPRIYGQMAAGVTVSQGLYQYGPFLIQLEDCTFVRDTFTAINQDYCPGLQRYSKWVYIGLVMVSAAVMLSLIFWVIYARERRHRVYNKQFIAQHQPYPVEDKPAPTAPHA; encoded by the exons atggGGGCGCCGGAGAGGTGCTCCGCCGCCATGGCATTGCCCGTTCCCTTCGTCCGcctgacgctgctgctgctcgtcgcCCTGCCATTCTGCGCGGCGCATCCCGGTCCGGGCTTCCATACTCATCGCGAGTTCCAGAGGCCCGCGCTCGACTCAG ATGGATTTGGCTTGGTGGCAAGGAGATCAATTGCTGAAGCTCCTGCTGACATAAACATCACTACGAATAGCTCCTTTGTCTTGGCAGCAGATAGGACGTACCGCAGGGACCCCTTGAATGGTTTCAGGAAATATCCAGGTGGCTGGAATATCAGTGAAGTGCACTATTTTGCT TCTGTTGGATATACAGCCATTCCCCTGTTTGCGATTGCCCTGGTGTGGTTTGTGTTCTTTTTTCTGGTTATGCTTGGGATTTGCTGCCATCATTGCTGTTGTCCACATCGCAGTTACAAGTATTCTAGAACAGCATATGCCTTGTCACTGATACTTCTAATATTGTTCACTTGTGCTGCAAT TGTTGGATGTGTTATGTTATATGATGGCCAGGGCAAATTCCATAAAAGCACAACAACTACTCTGAAATTTGTTGTTAGCCAGGCAAATTATACCGTTGACAACCTTAGGAACCTATCTGATAGTTTGTCTGCTGCAAAGAAGGTTGACATTGGGCGATTCTTACTGCCTCCTAATGTGCAAAATCAAATCAACGAAATTCAAGGAAAGTTGGATTCATCAGCTAATGATCTTGCAGTTAAAACAACAGATAATGCTGCAAAGATTAAAAAATTGCTAAACCAAGT GCGGATGGCTTTAATTGTCATTGCGGCTGTAATGCTTCTTCTGGCTTTTATTGGCTTCT TGTTATCCATCTTTGGGCTGGAATTCCTTGTCTCCGT CTTGGTGGTTATTGGATGGATACTAGTTACTGGAACATTTATCCTGTGTGGTGTCTTCCTTCTGCTGCACAA TGTCACGTCAGATACCTGTGTTGCAATGGAGGAGTGGGTTGCTCATCCTACCGAACACACTGCCCTGGATGAGATTATCCCTTGCGTTGAACCTGCCACAGCAAATGAGACCCTGTATAGAAGCAGGCAAGTCACTTTCCAGCTAGTGAATCTGGTGAACCAGGTGATCACCAACGTGTCGAATCAGaactttccttctcctcctccggtAGCAACGCCTTTCTACTACAATCAATCGGGGCCATTGATGCCGCTGCTCTGCAACCCATTCACACCTGATCTGAGCAACCGCACCTGCACCAGAGGAGAGGTTACCTTGGACAATGCAACACAG GTTTATAGGAGCTTTGAATGCCAGACCACCACTGTCTCAGGAGCCGAGATTTGCACCACGGTGGGCCGTGTCACCCCCAGGATCTATGGCCAGATGGCGGCGGGTGTGACTGTGAGCCAGGGGCTGTACCAGTATGGCCCTTTCCTCATTCAGCTGGAGGACTGCACCTTCGTCCGCGACACATTCACCGCCATCAATCAGGACTACTGCCCTGGCCTGCAGCGGTACAGCAAGTGGGTGTACATCGGCCTGGTGATGGTCTCGGCAGCAGTGATGCTGTCCCTGATCTTCTGGGTGATCTACGCGAGGGAGCGGCGCCACCGCGTGTACAACAAGCAGTTCATCGCCCAGCACCAGCCATACCCGGTGGAAGACAAGCCGGCCCCTACCGCACCGCACGCTTGA
- the LOC120656491 gene encoding translation initiation factor IF-2-like — translation MDPMERDDKWVPTPASSLVPLPSAVGRRSGRGDEAPPDGGGEGVGARTPTGGRGEAAGRSRSGVKAQPARGGAAGRGVEARRREVERPWGRGAAGRSRSGGSRRSRREAERPAAGLRRAVGRWSGHGDEAPSSGAERWEDGKDDNDRTGWEAGVAAEERGAQAGGERGDKWAPYVIEGMSSDVD, via the coding sequence ATGGATCCCATGGAGAGAGATGACAAGTGGGTCCCCACGCCCGCAAGCTCGCTCGTGCCGCTACCATCGGCCGTCGGGAGGCGGAGCGGTCGCGGGGACGAGGCGCCGCCGGACGGAGGCGGAgagggcgtgggagcgaggacgCCTACCGGAGGCAGAGGCGAGGCCGCCGGCCGGAGCAGGAGCGGGGTCAAGGCGCAGCCGGCGCGAGGCGGAGCGGCCGGCCGCGGGGTTGAGGCGCGCCGTCGGGAGGTGGAGCGGCCATGGGGacgaggcgccgccggccggagcaGGAGCGGCGGGTCAAGGCGCAgccggcgggaggcggagcGGCCGGCCGCGGGGTTGAGGCGCGCCGTCGGGAGGTGGAGCGGCCATGGGGACGAGGCGCCGTCGTCCGGAGCGGAGCGGTGGGAGGACGGCAAGGACGACAACGACCGCACGGGGTGGGAGGCCGGCGTCGCCGCGGAGGAACGCGGCGCGCAGGcaggaggagagagaggtgacaagtgggccccataTGTCATTGAGGGAATGAGCAGTGACGTggactga
- the LOC120645216 gene encoding P-loop guanosine triphosphatase YjiA-like isoform X1 — MAALCSASPAISTVASLGLPARRVASLLRLRLRAAARSYSAAAEPRAAAAAAAWRARRRFAASAASTTEESSGVDTMIPPDNRIPATIITGFLGSGKTTLLNHILTAHHGKRIAVIENEFGEVDIDGSLVAAQTAGAEDIMMLNNGCLCCTVRGDLVRMIGELVNKKKGKFDHIVIETTGLANPAPIIQTFYAEDVVFNDVKLDGVVTLVDAKHARLHLDEVKPMGIVNEAVQQIAYADRIIVNKIDLVNEPEVSSLVERIRGINRMANLKRAEYGKVDLDYVLGIGGFDLERIESAVSEKSHEDLAEHDHHHEHEHDHDHHHDHDHHHHHDHDHGHDHHAHDHTHDPGVSSVSIVCEGEMDLEKASLEADMWLGNLLLEHSEDIYRMKGLLSVSGMPQRFVFQGVHDIFQGSPERMWEPNEPRINKIVFIGRNLNKEELEKGFKDCLLKK, encoded by the exons ATGGCGGCACTCTGCTCCGCCTCCCCGGCCATCTCCACGGTGGCATCTCTCGGACTTCCCGCGCGCCGGGTCGCTTCCCTCctccgcctgcgcctgcgcgccgccgcgcgctcctaCTCCGCAGCAGCAGaaccgcgggcggcggcggcggcggcggcgtggcgagcgcggcggagattcgcggcgtcggcggcttcCACGACAGAGGAGTCTTCTGGAGTAGATACGATGATCCCACCCGACAATCGCATCCCAGCCACCATCATCACCGGCTTCCTCGGTTCCGGCAAG ACAACTTTACTGAATCACATCTTGACTGCTCACCATGGAAAGCGAATTGCTGTTATAGAAAATGAG TTTGGAGAAGTAGACATCGATGGCTCACTAGTTGCTGCACAAACTGCTGGAGCTGAGGACATAATGATGCTAAATAATGGCTGCCTTTGCTGCACTGTGCGTGGTGATTTAGTCCGTATGATTGGTGAATTGGTCaacaagaagaaggggaagttTGATCATATTGTTATTGAAACGACAG GTTTGGCTAATCCAGCGCCAATTATACAGACGTTCTATGCAGAGGATGTAGTTTTTAATGATGTCAAGCTGGATGGTGTGGTAACTTTAGTTGATGCAAAGCATGCTAGATTGCATTTGGATGAAGTAAAGCCCATGGGTATAGTCAATGAAGCAGTTCAGCAAATTGCCTATGCTGACAGGATTATAGTTAACAAG ATTGATCTTGTAAATGAACCTGAAgtttcttccttggttgagcgTATTAGG GGTATTAATCGCATGGCTAATTTGAAACGAGCTGAGTATGGCAAAGTTGATTTAGATTATGTTCTTGGAATTGGAGGATTTGATCTGGAGAG GATTGAGAGTGCTGTCTCTGAAAAATCACACGAAGACCTCGCGGAACATGACCATCATCATGAGCATGAGCATGACCACGACCATCATCATGACCAtgaccatcatcaccatcatgaCCACGACCACGGACACG ACCATCATGCACATGATCACACCCATGATCCCGGTGTTTCTTCTGTGAGCATTGTTTGTGAAGGGGAGATGGATCTTGAAAAGGCCAGTCTTGAA gctgacatgtggttGGGGAATCTACTGCTGGAACACAGTGAAGATATATATAGGATGAAAGGACTGCTTTCTGTCAGTGGAATGCCTCAACGATTCGTGTTTCAG gGAGTGCACGACATTTTCCAGGGATCTCCTGAGAGGATGTGGGAGCCAAATGAGCCACGCATCAACAAGATTGTCTTCATCGGCAGGAACCTCAACAAAGAAGAGCTGGAGAAGGGCTTCAAGGATTGCCTGCTGAAGAAATAG
- the LOC120645216 gene encoding COBW domain-containing protein 1-like isoform X2, translating to MAALCSASPAISTVASLGLPARRVASLLRLRLRAAARSYSAAAEPRAAAAAAAWRARRRFAASAASTTEESSGVDTMIPPDNRIPATIITGFLGSGKTTLLNHILTAHHGKRIAVIENEFGEVDIDGSLVAAQTAGAEDIMMLNNGCLCCTVRGDLVRMIGELVNKKKGKFDHIVIETTGLANPAPIIQTFYAEDVVFNDVKLDGVVTLVDAKHARLHLDEVKPMGIVNEAVQQIAYADRIIVNKIDLVNEPEVSSLVERIRGINRMANLKRAEYGKVDLDYVLGIGGFDLERIESAVSEKSHEDLAEHDHHHEHEHDHDHHHDHDHHHHHDHDHGHDHHAHDHTHDPGVSSVSIVCEGEMDLEKADMWLGNLLLEHSEDIYRMKGLLSVSGMPQRFVFQGVHDIFQGSPERMWEPNEPRINKIVFIGRNLNKEELEKGFKDCLLKK from the exons ATGGCGGCACTCTGCTCCGCCTCCCCGGCCATCTCCACGGTGGCATCTCTCGGACTTCCCGCGCGCCGGGTCGCTTCCCTCctccgcctgcgcctgcgcgccgccgcgcgctcctaCTCCGCAGCAGCAGaaccgcgggcggcggcggcggcggcggcgtggcgagcgcggcggagattcgcggcgtcggcggcttcCACGACAGAGGAGTCTTCTGGAGTAGATACGATGATCCCACCCGACAATCGCATCCCAGCCACCATCATCACCGGCTTCCTCGGTTCCGGCAAG ACAACTTTACTGAATCACATCTTGACTGCTCACCATGGAAAGCGAATTGCTGTTATAGAAAATGAG TTTGGAGAAGTAGACATCGATGGCTCACTAGTTGCTGCACAAACTGCTGGAGCTGAGGACATAATGATGCTAAATAATGGCTGCCTTTGCTGCACTGTGCGTGGTGATTTAGTCCGTATGATTGGTGAATTGGTCaacaagaagaaggggaagttTGATCATATTGTTATTGAAACGACAG GTTTGGCTAATCCAGCGCCAATTATACAGACGTTCTATGCAGAGGATGTAGTTTTTAATGATGTCAAGCTGGATGGTGTGGTAACTTTAGTTGATGCAAAGCATGCTAGATTGCATTTGGATGAAGTAAAGCCCATGGGTATAGTCAATGAAGCAGTTCAGCAAATTGCCTATGCTGACAGGATTATAGTTAACAAG ATTGATCTTGTAAATGAACCTGAAgtttcttccttggttgagcgTATTAGG GGTATTAATCGCATGGCTAATTTGAAACGAGCTGAGTATGGCAAAGTTGATTTAGATTATGTTCTTGGAATTGGAGGATTTGATCTGGAGAG GATTGAGAGTGCTGTCTCTGAAAAATCACACGAAGACCTCGCGGAACATGACCATCATCATGAGCATGAGCATGACCACGACCATCATCATGACCAtgaccatcatcaccatcatgaCCACGACCACGGACACG ACCATCATGCACATGATCACACCCATGATCCCGGTGTTTCTTCTGTGAGCATTGTTTGTGAAGGGGAGATGGATCTTGAAAAG gctgacatgtggttGGGGAATCTACTGCTGGAACACAGTGAAGATATATATAGGATGAAAGGACTGCTTTCTGTCAGTGGAATGCCTCAACGATTCGTGTTTCAG gGAGTGCACGACATTTTCCAGGGATCTCCTGAGAGGATGTGGGAGCCAAATGAGCCACGCATCAACAAGATTGTCTTCATCGGCAGGAACCTCAACAAAGAAGAGCTGGAGAAGGGCTTCAAGGATTGCCTGCTGAAGAAATAG
- the LOC120645223 gene encoding cyclin-B1-2-like has protein sequence MASGGMKREISETHDALRFGINAGVKADLAPPHPLQSTIQSEAKFWVDKKRFGTEAIYGSAFNIRKDLDAQILSRFQRPPGALPSSMLGYEALTGSLDDFGFEDYLNMPQDSDSFRQPDMHHGMEVRLGLSKGPICPSFN, from the exons atggcgagcggcggcatgAAGAGGGAGATCAGCGAGACCCACGACGCCCTCCGCTTCGGCATCAACGCCGGCGTCAAGGCCGacctcgcgccgccgcatccTCTCCAGTCCACCATCCAATCG GAGGCCAAGTTCTGGGTGGACAAGAAGAGGTTCGGGACGGAGGCTATCTACGGATCCGCCTTCAACATCCGCAAGGATCTCGATGCCCAAATCCTCTCCAG GTTCCAAAGGCCCCCTGGTGCTTTGCCATCATCTATGCTTGGATATGAGGCACTGACAGGTTCCTTGGATGATTTTGGATTTGAAGATTATCTTAACA TGCCTCAAGATTCTGACAGTTTCCGTCAACCTGACAtgcaccatggaatggaagTTCGCCTTGGCTTGTCCAAGGGACCTATCTGCCCTAGCTTCAATTGA